One part of the Ziziphus jujuba cultivar Dongzao chromosome 2, ASM3175591v1 genome encodes these proteins:
- the LOC107419517 gene encoding disease resistance protein RPV1-like, which translates to MARYEQTLSHDKEKLCKWKVALKKASNLSGWHLAQDILEQTMDILFKIHVEIYLDAYFQKDMDESRLIKTIVESALRKLNRTPLHVAKYPVGIEDRLHELSPIIDVGKNDVRIIGIYGIGGIGKTTIAKAIFNKFVDDFECSSFLADVKDTSKQHLGLAHLQEMLLFDILGNKNLKVGNVHRGVNIIKERLCHKKVLLVLDDVDELDQMEKLAGRLEWFGSGSRIIITTRNKHILTSHGANEIYEVQRLDYHKAIELLSWNAFKRKLPVEDYLLLSNCVVDFAGGIPLDIEILGTFLCGRKKHQWQIVIRNLEKKPNKKLYEILHHAFQNDDECSIFLDTARLIVLSLLKLSAVLLHSWFIWLTGVQKLKNIEHVM; encoded by the exons ATGGCTAGATATGAACAAACTTTGAGCCATGACAAGGAAAAGCTATGCAAGTGGAAGGTTGCTCTGAAGAAAGCTTCCAATCTATCTGGATGGCATTTAGCCCAAGATATTCTAGAGCAAACCATGGATATCCTTTTTAAAATACATGTTGAAATTTATTTAGATGCATATTTTCAAAAGGATAT GGATGAATCTCGACTAATCAAAACAATTGTTGAATCCGCGTTGAGAAAATTGAATCGTACACCTCTACATGTTGCCAAATACCCAGTAGGGATTGAAGATCGTTTACATGAATTGAGTCCAATAATAGATGTCGGAAAGAACGATGTGAGAATCATAGGGATCTATGGAATTGGTGGTATAGGAAAGACCACCATTGCTAAAGCTATTTTCAACAAATTTGTAGATGACTTTGAATGTTCCAGCTTCCTTGCAGATGTTAAAGACACATCAAAGCAGCATCTTGGTCTTGCTCATTTACAAGAAATGCTTCTGTTTGACATATTGGGAAACAAAAATTTGAAGGTCGGAAATGTTCACAGAGGAGTGAACATCATAAAGGAAAGACTTTGCCACAAAAAAGTTCTTCTAGTTCTTGATGATGTTGATGAATTAGATCAAATGGAGAAATTAGCAGGACGGCTTGAGTGGTTTGGCTCAGGAAGTAGAATCATAATAACTACCAGAAACAAGCATATTCTGACCTCTCATGGAGCTAATGAAATATATGAGGTCCAAAGGTTGGATTATCACAAAGCTATTGAACTTTTAAGTTGGAATGCTTTTAAGAGAAAACTACCCGTAGAAGATTACCTTTTGCTCTCAAATTGTGTTGTAGATTTTGCAGGTGGAATTCCATTAGATATAGAAATATTGGGTACCTTCCTATGCGGTAGGAAAAAACATCAATGGCAAATAGTGATACGTAATTTGGAAAAGAAACCCAACAAGAAATTATATGAAATACTTCACCATGCTTTCCAAAACGATGACGAGTGTTCAATTTTCCTTGATACCGCACGCTTGATT GTCTTGTCCTTGCTCAAGTTGTCCGCTGTTCTTCTCCATTCATGGTTTATATGGCTAACAGGAGTACAAAAATTGAAGAACATAGAACATGTTATGTGA